A portion of the Tamandua tetradactyla isolate mTamTet1 chromosome 16, mTamTet1.pri, whole genome shotgun sequence genome contains these proteins:
- the ISOC2 gene encoding isochorismatase domain-containing protein 2 isoform X2, producing the protein MAAVGSGLGRVLPGSSVLFLCDMQEKFRHSIVYFPQVVSVAARMLQVARLLGVPALLTEQYPQGLGPTVPELGAEGMQPVPKTCFSMVPALRGELDAQPQLRSVLLCGIEAQACILNTALDLLDRGLQVHVVVDACSSRSQVDRLVALSRMRQSGAFLSTSEGLILQLVGDAAHPQFKEIQKIIKEPAPDSGLLGLFQGQNPLFR; encoded by the exons ATGGCAGCTGTTGGTTCTGGCCTGGGCCGGGTCCTACCCGGGTCGTCCGTCCTCTTCCTATGCGACATGCAGGAGAAGTTCCGCCACAGCATCGTGTACTTTCCCCAGGTGGTCAGTGTGGCCGCCCGCATGCTCCAG GTGGCTCGGCTGCTGGGGGTGCCGGCCCTGCTGACAGAGCAGTACCCCCAGGGACTGGGCCCCACggtgcctgagctgggggccgaGGGTATGCAGCCCGTGCCTAAGACATGCTTCAGCATGGTGCCCGCCCTCCGGGGGGAGCTGGATGCCCAGCCCCAGCTGCGCTCCGTGCTGCTCTGCGGTATCGAGGCACAGGCCTGCATCTTG AACACGGCCCTCGACCTCCTGGACCGGGGGCTGCAGGTCCACGTGGTGGTGGACGCCTGCTCCTCCCGCAG ccaGGTGGACCGGCTGGTGGCCCTGTCGCGCATGCGGCAGAGTGGCGCCTTCCTCTCCACCAGCGAGGGGCTCATCCTGCAGCTCGTGGGGGATGCTGCCCACCCCCAGTTCAAGGAG ATCCAGAAGATCATCAAGGAGCCTGCCCCGGACAGCGGGCTGCTGGGCCTCTTCCAAGGCCAGAACCCCCTCTTCAGGTGA
- the ISOC2 gene encoding isochorismatase domain-containing protein 2 isoform X1, translating into MAAVGSGLGRVLPGSSVLFLCDMQEKFRHSIVYFPQVVSVAARMLQVARLLGVPALLTEQYPQGLGPTVPELGAEGMQPVPKTCFSMVPALRGELDAQPQLRSVLLCGIEAQACILNTALDLLDRGLQVHVVVDACSSRRWTGWWPCRACGRVAPSSPPARGSSCSSWGMLPTPSSRRSRRSSRSLPRTAGCWASSKARTPSSGDPPQLSCHPDPSKELPVPHPKSGAVHRECRPSGGGRAGRRLAIGRPLPEMQMKLLEVGSGLAELGCGRGWAPRREREGVLPAVWDPASRINIDVAVGRTILAGVGYPGATGVRGRGERGP; encoded by the exons ATGGCAGCTGTTGGTTCTGGCCTGGGCCGGGTCCTACCCGGGTCGTCCGTCCTCTTCCTATGCGACATGCAGGAGAAGTTCCGCCACAGCATCGTGTACTTTCCCCAGGTGGTCAGTGTGGCCGCCCGCATGCTCCAG GTGGCTCGGCTGCTGGGGGTGCCGGCCCTGCTGACAGAGCAGTACCCCCAGGGACTGGGCCCCACggtgcctgagctgggggccgaGGGTATGCAGCCCGTGCCTAAGACATGCTTCAGCATGGTGCCCGCCCTCCGGGGGGAGCTGGATGCCCAGCCCCAGCTGCGCTCCGTGCTGCTCTGCGGTATCGAGGCACAGGCCTGCATCTTG AACACGGCCCTCGACCTCCTGGACCGGGGGCTGCAGGTCCACGTGGTGGTGGACGCCTGCTCCTCCCGCAG GTGGACCGGCTGGTGGCCCTGTCGCGCATGCGGCAGAGTGGCGCCTTCCTCTCCACCAGCGAGGGGCTCATCCTGCAGCTCGTGGGGGATGCTGCCCACCCCCAGTTCAAGGAG ATCCAGAAGATCATCAAGGAGCCTGCCCCGGACAGCGGGCTGCTGGGCCTCTTCCAAGGCCAGAACCCCCTCTTCAGGTGACCCCCCCCAGCTCTCCTGTCACCCGGACCCCAGCAAAGAGCTACCCGTTCCGCATCCCAAGAGTGGTGCAGTCCACCGGGAGTGCCGCCCCTCGGGAGGGGGGAGGGCGGGGCGCCGCCTTGCCATTGGGCGCCCGCTCCCGGAAATGCAAATGAAGCTCCTGGAAGTCGGAAGCGGGTTGGCTGAGCTGGGTTGTGGGAGGGGCTGGGCCCCGCGGCGGGAGAGGGAGGGAGTGTTGCCGGCTGTGTGGGACCCGGCCTCGAGAATAAACATTGATGTGGCTGTGGGCCGAACCATTCTTGCGGGCGTGGGGTACCCGGGGGCGACCGGGGTCCGCGGGCGGGGGGAGCGGGGACCCTAG